One segment of Setaria viridis chromosome 4, Setaria_viridis_v4.0, whole genome shotgun sequence DNA contains the following:
- the LOC117854240 gene encoding uncharacterized protein At2g39795, mitochondrial, translating to MSTAFLAARLLRRAATASSPLSTLARRALHLGRAPVPLPRRLPAAASSPAAAARRFLASQSPASSSKADADENLRRVIESEIECVVQSEESLADKRIDLPDDFPFEVIDNPGDQSITLKREFAGETIKSAVYTNFDTEEDLDVDDGSDNDKESFKPAIQMVVTVEKSEGPILEFDCNFNDDELAIENMRVLNRDDLDVEHAYEGPPFSDLDESLQKALHRYLETRGIKHSLHDWLYEYMMKKDEKEYVVWLKNMKEFIGN from the exons ATGTCGACGGCGTTCCTCGCCGCccggctcctccgccgcgccgccaccgcctcctctcctctctccaccCTAGCGCGCCGCGCCCTCCACTTGGGGCGTGCCCCCGTTCCCCTCCCGCGCCGTCTCCCCGCTGCCGCCTCGtctcccgcggccgccgcccgccgctttCTGGCGTCGCAGTCTCCGGCGTCCTCTTCCAAGGCCGACGCCGACGAAAATCTGAGGCGAGTCATCGAGTCGGAGATCGAGTGCGTTGTCCAGTCGGAGGAGAGCTTAGCCGACAAG CGCATTGATCTACCAGATGACTTCCCTTTTGAGGTCATAGACAATCCTGGTGATCAGTCCATAACCCTCAAAAGAGAGTTTGCTGGGGAGACAATTAAATCTGCTGTCTACACCAACTTCGATACAGAGGAAGACTTGGATGTGGATGACGGGAGTGACAACGATAAGGAATCTTTCAAGCCAGCAATTCAGATGGTTGTCACTGTTGAAAAATCAGAAGGGCCAATCCTGGAATTTGACTGCAACTTTAATGATGATGAACTTGCAATTGAAAATATGAGGGTGCTGAACCGTGATGACCTAGATGTTGAGCATGCGTATGAGGGACCACCATTTTC GGATTTGGACGAGAGCTTGCAGAAGGCCTTGCACAGGTACCTTGAGACGAGGGGGATCAAACACTCACTGCATGACTGGCTGTACGAGTACATGATGAAAAAGGATGAGAAGGAGTATGTGGTTTGGTTGAAGAACATGAAGGAGTTCATTGGGAACTGA